AGGAGCGCCCCCGGCCGCGACTGGCGATCTCCCTCGGGGCCGCCCACGATGCGCTGCGCGACGACCTGATTCCGATCAACCGCAAGTACGACCTGGAGGCGCTGGTGGCCGCCTGCCGCCGTTTTCCCCTGGGCCCGCGCGAGACGATCACCTTCGAGTACTGTCTCATCGACGGCGTGAACGACACCGACGCGGACGCCCGGCATCTTTCGCGTCTGACCCGAGGGTTCAAGTCCAAGGTCAACATCATCCCGTACAACGAAGCGGGGGTGCCCGGGTTCAGGACCCCCGCGGTGGACCGCGCCCAGAGATTCCGCGACACGCTTCTGGCCCGCGGTGTCATGGCCACGATCCGCTGGAGCAAGGGGCGCGACGTCGGGGCGGCCTGCGGCCAGCTCGCGACGACGGTCCCGGCGGGCTGAGCCCCCGATCGCGAGCGACGCCGCGCGGCAGACGGGGCGCGTGTCGAGGCCGGACGTCAGCCGACGAGGGCCGCCCGCAGGAGGCCGACCGCCGCGGCGGGATCCGGCGCGCCGGCGATGCAGGAGATGGCCGCGACACCGGCGATCGCGAGGCCGCGGAGCTCGGCCGCGCGCCCGGGCGTGATGCCGCCGATGGCCCAGACTGGAACGCGCACGCCCTCGACGACCTTGCGCAGGAGGTCCGGTCCCTGGGGAGGACCGAACGCAGCCTTGCCGGGCGTTTCGAACACCGGGCCGAAGATCAGGTAATCGGCCCCCTCCTTCTGCGCCTGCCGCGCCTCCGCCAGCGAGTGCACCGACCGGCCGATCACCCATCGTTTTCCCGCGGCGCGCCGCACCTTTTCGATCGGCAGCCCGTCGGCGGGCAGGTGGACGCCCGCCGCCTTCGCGGCGAGGGCGACATCGAGCCTGTCGTTGACCACGACCGGGCAGCGCCGAGCGGTCGACTTGGCGACCTCGACGATCTCGCGGGCCAGCGCCAGGAGCGGGCCCCCCGCGAGATCCTTCTCGCGCACCTGGATGAGATCGCACCCGCCCGCGATCGCCCCTTTGACCACCTCCAGGAGCGGCCGCTCACCGGTGGCCGTCCTGGAGGTGACGAAGCAGACGCCCGGTCTGTCGGGCCGGTGGATCATGGATTCTTGAGGTTGCGGCAGAACGCGAGGAAATCGACCGCCCCCATCCCGATCTGGAGGAGACCGAGGGCCGAGATCGATCCCCGGACGAAGCCGCTCAGGAGAATCGGGCGGAGGGGCGGGATCTGGGCGAAGTAGGAGTGGACCCAGAGAAGCGACCACGGGACCAGGACGAGGAATACGCCTGTCTCGACGATGTAAAGAAGATAGAGGAAGTAGAGGATCGGCCGTCTCATCGGACTCCGGTTGCTGCGGACATGCTCCAAAGAGTAGCAGATCCCTCGGCCCGGCGGCGATCCCCGGGGATGGGACGAGCGCCGGGTCGCGGCGATTGACTGACGGGGGGCTTCTGGTAGAATGCGCGT
Above is a genomic segment from Candidatus Dormiibacterota bacterium containing:
- the thiE gene encoding thiamine phosphate synthase — its product is MIHRPDRPGVCFVTSRTATGERPLLEVVKGAIAGGCDLIQVREKDLAGGPLLALAREIVEVAKSTARRCPVVVNDRLDVALAAKAAGVHLPADGLPIEKVRRAAGKRWVIGRSVHSLAEARQAQKEGADYLIFGPVFETPGKAAFGPPQGPDLLRKVVEGVRVPVWAIGGITPGRAAELRGLAIAGVAAISCIAGAPDPAAAVGLLRAALVG